In Phycisphaerales bacterium, a single window of DNA contains:
- a CDS encoding transposase, whose translation MPKHVLMSEVEIITDGGRRRRWSSAEKLRIVEETLDGSESISAVARRNGVAPNLLYRWRKLMLEGGSIAVTGDD comes from the coding sequence ATCCCTAAGCACGTGCTTATGTCTGAAGTTGAAATCATTACGGATGGTGGCCGCCGTCGCCGCTGGAGTTCCGCCGAAAAGCTGCGGATTGTCGAGGAGACACTGGACGGCAGCGAGAGCATCTCGGCCGTTGCGCGGCGCAATGGCGTGGCGCCCAATCTTTTGTATCGTTGGCGCAAGCTGATGCTGGAAGGAGGGAGTATCGCGGTGACCGGGGACGACGA